Proteins from a single region of Streptomyces vinaceus:
- a CDS encoding cytochrome P450, producing MAVETGTGSGSGTEVPTLGGVPLLGSLLDLTSDSLGTYLRAQQRHGDVVRITAGPPGLRAELYAVFSAEGAQQVLASESANFRKDNAFYQEVRDSFGNGLLTSQDEDYLRQRRLVQPLFTKRRVDGYAGAVAAETRAVVAGWEGVRGGVVDVGEEMTRLALRAVARILFGTDVEATVDVVDRCFPVITEYVLRRGYSPANIPRSWPTPGNRRAAAAMDELYAVCDSIIAARRGGGTDAGDGPGEDLLGLLAAASSTDDGEFDAAELRDQVLIFLLAGHETTATSLAFSLHLLARHPEQQALAREEISRVLGDRTPEAADLDRLPYLTRVLKEAMRLYPAAPVIGRRAVAATEVGGLTIPAGADVILAPWVTHRHPRYWPDPDRFDPDRFTPEAEAGRPRYAWFPFGGGPRACIGQHFSMLESVVALAMILRAYAFEAVDTDVPLGAGITLQAQGPVRCRIRGAGR from the coding sequence ATGGCAGTGGAAACAGGGACGGGGTCCGGAAGCGGTACGGAGGTTCCGACGCTCGGCGGGGTCCCGCTGCTCGGCTCCCTCCTGGACCTGACGTCGGACTCGCTCGGGACCTACCTGCGCGCCCAGCAGCGGCACGGAGACGTCGTACGGATCACCGCGGGCCCGCCCGGGCTGCGCGCCGAGCTCTACGCGGTCTTCTCCGCCGAGGGCGCGCAGCAGGTCCTGGCCTCGGAGTCGGCCAACTTCCGCAAGGACAACGCCTTCTACCAGGAGGTCCGGGACTCCTTCGGCAACGGGCTGCTGACCAGCCAGGACGAGGACTACCTGCGCCAGCGCCGGCTCGTCCAGCCGCTGTTCACCAAGCGCCGGGTCGACGGGTACGCCGGAGCCGTCGCCGCCGAGACCCGGGCCGTCGTCGCGGGCTGGGAAGGGGTCCGGGGCGGCGTGGTCGACGTCGGCGAGGAGATGACGCGGCTCGCCCTGCGCGCGGTCGCCCGCATCCTCTTCGGCACCGACGTGGAGGCCACCGTCGACGTCGTCGACCGGTGTTTTCCGGTCATCACCGAGTACGTGCTGCGCCGCGGCTACTCCCCCGCCAACATCCCCCGCAGCTGGCCCACTCCGGGCAACAGGCGGGCGGCCGCCGCGATGGACGAGCTGTACGCGGTGTGCGACTCCATCATCGCCGCCCGGCGCGGTGGCGGTACGGACGCGGGCGACGGCCCCGGCGAGGACCTGCTCGGACTGCTCGCCGCCGCCTCCAGCACGGACGACGGGGAGTTCGACGCGGCCGAACTGCGCGACCAGGTGCTGATCTTCCTGCTCGCCGGGCACGAGACGACCGCCACCTCGCTCGCCTTCTCCCTGCACCTGCTGGCCCGCCACCCCGAGCAGCAGGCCCTGGCCCGCGAGGAGATCTCCCGCGTCCTGGGCGACCGTACGCCCGAGGCGGCCGACCTCGACCGGCTCCCTTACCTCACGCGGGTCCTCAAGGAGGCGATGCGGCTCTACCCGGCGGCCCCGGTCATCGGCCGCCGCGCGGTCGCGGCCACCGAGGTCGGCGGGCTGACCATCCCGGCGGGCGCGGACGTGATCCTGGCCCCGTGGGTGACGCACCGCCATCCGCGCTACTGGCCGGACCCGGACCGCTTCGACCCGGACCGCTTCACTCCGGAGGCGGAGGCCGGGCGCCCCCGCTACGCCTGGTTCCCCTTCGGTGGCGGCCCGCGCGCCTGTATCGGGCAGCACTTCTCGATGCTGGAGTCGGTCGTCGCGCTGGCGATGATCCTGCGCGCGTACGCGTTCGAGGCCGTGGACACCGACGTGCCGCTCGGCGCCGGGATCACCCTCCAGGCGCAGGGCCCGGTCCGCTGCCGGATCCGGGGCGCCGGGCGGTAA
- a CDS encoding MFS transporter: MDGNATPISNGTDGKVRGSGNGLALFVIASCQLMVVLDITIVNIALPHIQTALGFSTESLSWVVNAYTLTFGGLLLLGGRTGDILGRKRVFISGVLLFGLASMLGGLAQNEGQLMGARALQGVGAAIASPTALALISTTFREGPARNRAFGVFAAVSAGGGAIGLLAGGILVEWLSWRWVLFVNVPIALAIAFMARRVIRESERHPGHFDLAGALLSTLGMITLVYGFIRAAEEGWTDPITLGSFGAAVVLLLLFFLNERRSPQPITPLHMFADRNRAGSYGIMLFLACAMFGMFFFLTLFVQNVLGFSPLEAGLAFLPVSVVIAVGAGITSQLLPKFGPKPFMVTGALCSAAGLAWLTQTDIHSTYLGSILGPMLVFSLGMGMQFVSLTLMALSNVADRESGAASGLLNTTQQVGGSLGLSILVTVFGTASRNEAHDQVPAFLSQADAAQKSMFLRTGRLPDPWGDQVLTSGVSAAFIVAACFALIAAVIALFAIQVRPSDLERLKGNHAPAAV, from the coding sequence GTGGATGGGAACGCAACGCCGATCAGCAACGGGACCGACGGCAAGGTCCGAGGAAGCGGCAACGGGCTCGCGCTGTTCGTCATCGCGTCCTGCCAGCTCATGGTCGTTCTCGACATCACCATCGTGAACATCGCGCTCCCGCACATCCAGACGGCCCTCGGCTTCTCCACCGAAAGCCTGTCCTGGGTCGTCAACGCGTACACCCTCACCTTCGGCGGCCTGCTCCTGCTGGGCGGACGCACCGGCGACATCCTCGGCCGCAAACGCGTGTTCATCTCCGGCGTGCTGCTCTTCGGCCTGGCCTCGATGCTGGGCGGACTCGCGCAGAACGAGGGCCAGCTGATGGGCGCCCGGGCCCTCCAGGGCGTCGGCGCCGCCATCGCCTCCCCGACCGCGCTGGCGCTGATCTCCACCACCTTCCGCGAAGGCCCGGCCCGCAACCGGGCGTTCGGCGTGTTCGCCGCCGTCTCGGCGGGCGGCGGCGCGATCGGACTGCTGGCCGGCGGCATCCTCGTCGAATGGCTCAGCTGGCGCTGGGTGCTCTTCGTCAACGTCCCCATCGCCCTGGCCATCGCCTTCATGGCCAGGCGGGTCATCCGCGAATCCGAACGCCACCCCGGACACTTCGACCTCGCCGGCGCACTCCTGTCCACCCTGGGCATGATCACGCTCGTCTACGGCTTCATCCGCGCCGCCGAGGAGGGGTGGACCGACCCGATCACCCTCGGTTCCTTCGGGGCGGCCGTGGTCCTGCTCCTGCTGTTCTTCCTCAACGAGCGGCGTTCGCCGCAGCCGATCACGCCGCTGCACATGTTCGCCGACCGCAACCGGGCCGGGTCCTACGGGATCATGCTCTTCCTCGCCTGCGCGATGTTCGGCATGTTCTTCTTCCTGACCCTGTTCGTGCAGAACGTGCTGGGGTTCAGCCCGCTGGAGGCGGGCCTCGCCTTCCTGCCGGTGAGCGTCGTCATCGCCGTCGGCGCGGGCATCACCTCCCAGCTGCTGCCGAAGTTCGGGCCGAAACCCTTCATGGTGACGGGCGCGCTGTGCTCGGCGGCCGGCCTGGCCTGGCTGACGCAGACCGACATCCACTCCACCTACCTCGGCAGCATCCTGGGTCCGATGCTCGTGTTCAGCCTCGGCATGGGCATGCAGTTCGTCTCGCTGACCCTGATGGCCCTGTCCAACGTCGCCGACCGGGAATCGGGCGCGGCCTCCGGTCTGCTCAACACGACGCAGCAGGTGGGCGGATCGCTCGGACTGTCCATCCTGGTCACCGTCTTCGGCACGGCCAGCCGCAACGAGGCGCACGACCAGGTCCCGGCCTTCCTGAGCCAGGCCGACGCGGCCCAGAAGAGCATGTTCCTGCGGACCGGCCGGCTGCCGGACCCGTGGGGCGACCAGGTGCTCACCTCCGGTGTGAGCGCCGCGTTCATCGTCGCGGCCTGCTTCGCCCTCATCGCGGCGGTCATCGCGCTGTTCGCGATCCAGGTCCGCCCCTCGGACCTGGAACGCCTCAAGGGCAACCACGCGCCCGCCGCGGTCTGA
- a CDS encoding S9 family peptidase — MDDFLRLSASTGRFTYGAPRAFSFGDDGRLLWFLRSTGPTDAFDSLWVLDTATGAETRLADPRALSPEPGTLPVAERRLRERIRLVAAGIGSYALSGDGRSAVFPLYGRLYRVSCEGGAGGKGRPEEIPAAGPALDPRPNADGSRTAYVSDDALYVHPGGRVSPADGARWGLAEFAAAEELDRDRGHWWSPDGQTLLAARVDESALQRRHFADPAHPELPPEDFAYPEAGGPNAEVQLWVLGPDGARVRLDWDAAAYPYVSDAGWESETEILLTVQDRLQQNVLLLTADPATGRTRELSRTVHPLWVDPLPGTPARLADGRMLTGADTPGGAARALALDGKLLTGEGIQVRRVAGVHQDRLLIEAGQRDPSEQQVLLLDPDTGELTPVADGPGVHGAQASAGTLLLTTADADGVRRTVRTADGREFVPADLSAPLPYRVVPVLERVTEHGLPTALVLPRGHVPGRRLPVLMDGYGGPGYQDVCAEPRRWQQRQWWADRGFAVVTVDNRGTPYVSPAFTHAMYRGFSEVTLDDQVAALHALALRHPDLDLGRVGVRGWSYGGYLSAMAVLRRPDVFHAAAAGAAPTDFRQYDTAYTERYLGLPQDHPDVYERDSLLPDAPNLARPLLLITGLADDNVHPSHTLRLSRALTDTGRPHQLLALPGVTHMTPNGTREKITALELEFFRRELA, encoded by the coding sequence ATGGATGACTTCCTCAGGCTCTCCGCGAGCACCGGCCGCTTCACCTACGGCGCCCCGCGCGCGTTCTCCTTCGGGGACGACGGCCGGCTGCTCTGGTTCCTCCGCTCCACCGGCCCCACCGACGCCTTCGACAGCCTGTGGGTCCTCGACACCGCCACCGGCGCCGAAACCCGGCTCGCCGACCCCCGGGCGCTCTCCCCCGAACCGGGCACCCTCCCGGTCGCCGAGCGCCGGCTGCGCGAGCGGATCCGGCTCGTGGCCGCCGGGATCGGCTCGTACGCGCTCTCCGGCGACGGCCGCAGCGCGGTGTTCCCGCTGTACGGGCGCCTGTACCGGGTGAGTTGCGAAGGCGGCGCCGGGGGGAAGGGCCGGCCCGAGGAGATCCCGGCCGCCGGACCGGCCCTCGACCCGCGCCCCAACGCCGACGGCTCCCGCACCGCGTACGTCAGCGACGACGCCCTGTACGTCCACCCCGGCGGCCGGGTCAGCCCCGCCGACGGTGCCCGCTGGGGCCTCGCGGAGTTCGCCGCCGCCGAGGAGCTGGACCGGGACCGGGGCCACTGGTGGTCCCCCGACGGGCAGACCCTGCTGGCGGCCCGCGTGGACGAATCCGCCCTCCAGCGGCGCCACTTCGCCGACCCCGCGCACCCCGAGCTCCCGCCCGAGGACTTCGCGTACCCCGAGGCCGGCGGGCCCAACGCCGAGGTCCAGCTGTGGGTGCTCGGCCCGGACGGCGCCCGGGTCCGGCTCGACTGGGACGCGGCCGCGTACCCGTACGTCTCCGACGCGGGCTGGGAGTCGGAGACGGAGATCCTGCTGACCGTCCAGGACCGGCTCCAGCAGAACGTGCTGCTGCTCACCGCCGATCCGGCCACCGGCCGTACCCGGGAGCTGTCCCGTACCGTGCACCCGCTCTGGGTCGACCCGCTGCCGGGCACCCCGGCCCGGCTCGCCGACGGGCGGATGCTCACCGGCGCCGACACCCCGGGCGGCGCCGCGCGCGCCCTCGCCCTCGACGGGAAGCTCCTGACCGGGGAGGGGATCCAGGTCCGCCGCGTGGCCGGGGTCCACCAGGACCGGCTGCTGATCGAGGCCGGGCAGCGCGACCCCTCCGAGCAGCAGGTGCTCCTGCTCGACCCCGACACCGGTGAGCTGACCCCGGTCGCCGACGGACCCGGGGTGCACGGGGCGCAGGCCTCGGCCGGGACGCTGCTGCTGACCACCGCCGACGCCGACGGGGTGCGGCGGACCGTACGCACCGCCGACGGGCGCGAGTTCGTACCGGCGGACCTGTCCGCCCCGCTGCCCTACCGGGTGGTCCCGGTGCTGGAGCGGGTCACCGAGCACGGCCTCCCGACCGCGCTGGTGCTCCCCCGCGGCCATGTCCCGGGCCGGCGGCTGCCCGTCCTGATGGACGGCTACGGCGGCCCCGGGTACCAGGACGTCTGCGCCGAGCCGCGCCGCTGGCAGCAGCGCCAGTGGTGGGCCGACCGCGGCTTCGCGGTGGTCACGGTCGACAACCGCGGCACCCCCTACGTCTCCCCCGCCTTCACCCACGCCATGTACCGCGGGTTCTCCGAAGTCACCCTGGACGACCAGGTCGCCGCCCTGCACGCCCTGGCCCTGCGCCACCCGGACCTGGACCTCGGCCGGGTCGGGGTGCGCGGCTGGTCGTACGGCGGCTACCTCTCCGCGATGGCGGTGCTGCGCCGCCCCGACGTGTTCCACGCGGCGGCCGCCGGGGCCGCGCCGACCGACTTCCGGCAGTACGACACGGCGTACACCGAGCGGTACCTGGGACTCCCCCAGGACCACCCGGACGTCTACGAGCGGGACTCCCTCCTGCCCGACGCCCCGAACCTGGCCCGGCCGCTGCTGCTGATCACGGGCCTGGCCGACGACAACGTGCACCCCTCGCACACCCTGCGCCTGTCCCGGGCCCTGACCGACACGGGCCGCCCGCACCAGCTCCTGGCCCTCCCCGGGGTCACGCACATGACCCCGAACGGCACCCGGGAGAAGATCACGGCGCTGGAACTGGAGTTCTTCCGCCGGGAACTCGCCTGA
- a CDS encoding ABC transporter ATP-binding protein, which produces MTFPGRRSASGRRGAPVRAVDGVSFDLAPGETLGLVGESGCGKSTTGRMLVRLLEPTSGAVTFDGRDITRLSQRAMRPHRRHLQMVFQDPHSSLNPRQSVARIISDPLLVQGWSASDARRRAAELMELVGLIPEHIDRYPHEFSGGQAQRIGIARSLSTSPRLVVADEPVSALDVSVQAQIVNLMERLRRELDLAYVFIAHDLSVVKRVSDRVAVMYLGRIVEIGEKRALYESPQHPYTRALLSAVPLPDPAAERRRERIVLLGDPPSPAAPPPGCTFHPRCPKAQEVCRTERPLLRIAASREVACHFPGD; this is translated from the coding sequence ATGACCTTCCCCGGCAGACGCTCCGCGTCCGGCCGCCGGGGGGCGCCCGTGCGCGCCGTCGACGGGGTCTCCTTCGACCTCGCGCCGGGCGAAACCCTCGGTCTGGTCGGGGAGTCGGGCTGCGGGAAGTCCACCACCGGCCGGATGCTGGTCCGGCTGCTGGAGCCCACGTCCGGCGCCGTCACCTTCGACGGGCGGGACATCACGAGGCTCTCGCAGCGGGCGATGCGCCCGCACCGGCGCCACCTCCAGATGGTCTTCCAGGACCCGCACTCCTCCCTCAACCCCCGCCAGAGCGTGGCCCGGATCATCTCCGACCCGCTGCTGGTGCAGGGCTGGTCGGCCTCCGACGCCCGGCGCCGGGCGGCCGAGCTCATGGAGCTGGTCGGGCTGATCCCGGAGCACATCGACCGCTATCCGCACGAGTTCTCCGGCGGCCAGGCGCAGCGCATCGGGATCGCCCGCTCGCTGTCCACCAGCCCCCGCCTGGTCGTCGCCGACGAGCCGGTCTCCGCCCTCGACGTGTCCGTTCAGGCGCAGATCGTCAACCTGATGGAGCGACTGCGCCGCGAACTGGACCTGGCGTACGTGTTCATCGCGCACGACCTGTCGGTGGTCAAACGGGTCAGCGACCGGGTCGCCGTCATGTACCTCGGCCGGATCGTCGAGATCGGCGAGAAGCGGGCCCTGTACGAGAGCCCCCAGCACCCGTACACCCGCGCCCTGCTGTCCGCCGTACCGCTGCCGGACCCGGCGGCCGAGCGGCGCCGCGAGCGGATCGTGCTGCTGGGCGATCCGCCGAGCCCGGCCGCCCCGCCCCCGGGCTGCACGTTCCATCCGCGCTGCCCGAAGGCGCAGGAGGTCTGCCGCACCGAGCGCCCCCTGCTGCGGATCGCCGCCTCCCGCGAGGTGGCCTGCCACTTCCCCGGTGACTGA
- a CDS encoding ABC transporter ATP-binding protein — protein sequence MGAPAAPLLEVRDLRVTFTTPRGPVRAVDSLGFTVEAGRTLGIVGESGSGKSVTSLAVMGLHRGAEVGGSIALAGQELTGMSEKELSRLRGRKMAMIFQDPLSSLHPYYTVGEQIAEHFRVHFKAGRAAARKRAVDMLGEVGIPEPARRAGEYPHQFSGGMRQRAMIAMALACEPDLLIADEPTTALDVTVQAQILELIARLQQERGLGVVMITHDLGVVARVAHEVLVMYGGRAAEQAGVDELFAGPAHPYTRGLLDSLPRLDDADDEPLRAIPGSPPSLLTPAPGCAFAPRCGLAAAATPQQRGRCAGERPELLPQGGGPRAAACHLAGAGGSAATAESVPTPTSAPEATR from the coding sequence ATGGGCGCCCCCGCCGCCCCCCTGCTGGAGGTGCGCGACCTGCGCGTCACCTTCACCACCCCGCGCGGCCCCGTACGGGCCGTCGACTCGCTCGGCTTCACGGTCGAGGCCGGGCGGACACTCGGCATCGTCGGCGAGTCCGGATCCGGCAAGTCCGTCACCTCGCTCGCCGTCATGGGCCTGCACCGGGGCGCCGAGGTCGGCGGCTCCATCGCACTCGCCGGGCAGGAGCTCACCGGCATGTCCGAGAAGGAGCTGTCCCGGCTGCGCGGCCGGAAGATGGCCATGATCTTCCAGGACCCCCTGTCCAGCCTGCACCCCTATTACACGGTCGGCGAGCAGATCGCCGAGCACTTCCGCGTCCACTTCAAGGCAGGGCGGGCCGCCGCGCGCAAACGGGCCGTCGACATGCTCGGCGAGGTCGGTATCCCGGAACCGGCCCGCCGCGCGGGGGAGTACCCGCACCAGTTCTCCGGCGGCATGCGCCAGCGCGCGATGATCGCCATGGCCCTGGCCTGCGAGCCCGATCTGCTGATCGCCGACGAGCCCACCACGGCCCTCGACGTGACCGTGCAGGCGCAGATCCTCGAACTCATCGCCCGGCTCCAGCAGGAGCGCGGCCTGGGCGTCGTGATGATCACCCATGACCTGGGGGTCGTCGCCCGCGTCGCCCACGAGGTACTGGTCATGTACGGGGGCCGGGCCGCCGAACAGGCCGGGGTCGACGAGCTGTTCGCCGGTCCGGCCCATCCGTACACCCGGGGCCTGCTCGACTCGCTGCCCCGGCTCGACGACGCCGACGACGAGCCGCTGCGGGCCATTCCCGGCTCCCCGCCCTCCCTGCTCACCCCCGCCCCGGGGTGCGCCTTCGCCCCGCGCTGCGGCCTCGCCGCCGCGGCCACCCCGCAGCAGCGCGGCCGCTGCGCCGGCGAGCGCCCCGAGCTGCTGCCCCAGGGCGGCGGCCCGCGCGCCGCTGCCTGTCATCTCGCGGGGGCCGGCGGGTCAGCCGCGACCGCCGAGTCCGTACCGACCCCGACGAGTGCTCCGGAGGCGACCCGATGA
- a CDS encoding ABC transporter permease, producing MILYLARRLLALAGVLLAIAAVTFLIFYVLPTDPAAAACGKTCSAERLADVREYLGLDQPIWRQFADFLTGIFTGRTLGTGQYAVQCDFPCLGYSYENSLPVWDLLMDRLPVSASLAVGAAALWLLLGLGAGVTAALRKDTATDKALMVGAVAAASLPVYFTSVMLIYGVIRVAGLLPYPTYQAFTDNPFAWATNLLLPWTALALLYAAMYARQSRGSMIEAMAEPYIRTARAKGMPERTVVVKHGLRSGMTPILTIFGMDLGGLLAGAVITESIFGLPGIGRLFYGALVSSDQPVVLGVTLLAAFFIVVANLVVDLLYAVIDPRVRY from the coding sequence TTGATCCTCTACCTCGCGCGCCGGCTGCTCGCCCTCGCGGGCGTCCTGCTCGCCATCGCCGCCGTCACCTTCCTCATCTTCTACGTCCTGCCCACCGACCCGGCCGCGGCCGCCTGCGGCAAGACCTGCAGCGCCGAACGGCTGGCCGACGTACGGGAGTACCTGGGCCTGGACCAGCCGATATGGCGGCAGTTCGCCGACTTCCTCACCGGCATCTTCACCGGCCGCACCCTCGGCACCGGCCAGTACGCCGTCCAGTGCGACTTCCCGTGCCTCGGCTACTCGTACGAGAACTCCCTGCCCGTGTGGGACCTGCTGATGGACCGCCTCCCGGTCTCCGCCTCCCTCGCCGTCGGCGCCGCCGCGCTGTGGCTGCTGCTCGGCCTCGGCGCCGGGGTCACCGCCGCCCTGCGCAAGGACACCGCCACCGACAAGGCCCTGATGGTCGGCGCGGTCGCCGCCGCCTCGCTGCCCGTCTACTTCACCTCCGTGATGCTCATCTACGGGGTCATCCGGGTCGCCGGGCTGCTGCCCTACCCCACCTACCAGGCCTTCACCGACAACCCGTTCGCCTGGGCGACCAACCTGCTGCTGCCCTGGACCGCGCTCGCCCTGCTCTACGCCGCCATGTACGCCCGCCAGAGCCGCGGCTCGATGATCGAGGCGATGGCCGAGCCGTACATCCGTACCGCCCGCGCCAAGGGGATGCCCGAGCGCACCGTCGTCGTCAAGCACGGCCTGCGCTCCGGGATGACCCCGATCCTCACCATCTTCGGCATGGACCTCGGCGGGCTGCTCGCCGGAGCCGTCATCACCGAGTCCATCTTCGGACTCCCGGGCATCGGGCGGCTGTTCTACGGGGCCCTGGTCAGCTCGGACCAGCCGGTGGTCCTCGGGGTCACCCTGCTCGCCGCCTTCTTCATCGTCGTCGCCAACCTCGTCGTCGACCTCCTGTACGCCGTCATCGACCCGAGGGTGAGGTACTGA
- a CDS encoding ABC transporter permease produces MTTTAPGAEAGPGAEAGPGADGGPVASAGPRATAGPAAAATGSSPWQLARRELRRRPAVRVSLCVVLLFVLMAATAPWLGALGGWSPEEFDKAAVDPYLGGQPLGPLGGISPEHWLGVEPVTGRDLFARVVHGAQVSLLIAFAATAIVVVAGTAAGIAAGYFGGRTDTLLSRLMDLTMSFPSLIFMIAMLSVAKDVNRIVLMTAVIGVFGWPGVARVVRGQTLSLKHREYVDAARVGGAGSWRILTRDILPGVSGPVIAYTTLLIPGMISTEAALSYLGVGVRPPTPSWGQMIAESVAFYETDPMYFVIPSTFLFLAVLAFTLLGDALRDILDPRGGRS; encoded by the coding sequence ATGACCACCACCGCACCCGGAGCCGAAGCCGGGCCCGGAGCCGAAGCCGGGCCCGGAGCCGACGGAGGGCCCGTGGCGTCAGCCGGGCCCCGGGCGACAGCCGGCCCCGCGGCGGCAGCCACCGGCAGCAGCCCCTGGCAGCTCGCCCGGCGCGAGCTGCGCCGCCGCCCCGCCGTCCGCGTCAGCCTCTGCGTCGTCCTCCTCTTCGTCCTGATGGCCGCCACCGCGCCCTGGCTGGGCGCCCTCGGCGGCTGGTCACCCGAGGAGTTCGACAAGGCCGCCGTCGACCCCTACCTCGGCGGCCAGCCCCTCGGCCCCCTCGGCGGGATCAGCCCCGAGCACTGGCTCGGCGTCGAACCCGTCACCGGCCGGGACCTGTTCGCCCGCGTCGTCCACGGAGCCCAGGTCTCCCTCCTCATCGCCTTCGCCGCGACCGCCATCGTTGTCGTCGCGGGCACCGCGGCAGGGATCGCCGCCGGCTACTTCGGCGGCCGCACCGACACGCTCCTGTCCCGCCTGATGGACCTGACCATGTCCTTCCCCTCGCTCATCTTCATGATCGCGATGCTGTCGGTGGCCAAGGACGTCAACCGGATCGTGCTCATGACCGCCGTCATCGGCGTCTTCGGCTGGCCCGGCGTCGCCCGCGTCGTCCGCGGCCAGACCCTCTCCCTCAAACACCGCGAATACGTGGACGCCGCCCGCGTCGGCGGGGCCGGCTCCTGGCGGATCCTGACCCGCGACATCCTCCCCGGAGTCTCCGGCCCGGTCATCGCCTACACCACCCTGCTCATCCCCGGCATGATCAGCACCGAGGCCGCGCTCAGCTACCTCGGCGTGGGCGTCCGCCCGCCGACCCCCTCCTGGGGCCAGATGATCGCCGAGTCCGTCGCCTTCTACGAGACCGACCCCATGTACTTCGTCATCCCGAGCACCTTCCTCTTCCTCGCGGTACTCGCCTTCACCCTGCTCGGCGACGCCCTGCGCGACATCCTCGACCCGAGGGGCGGCCGCAGTTGA
- a CDS encoding ABC transporter substrate-binding protein: MTKRTQLALATTLVAALALGASGCSDPKKGSAAAGASNPAAANDGKVLGGTPVKGGTLAVLSNQDFSHLDPARNWVMPAMDFGTRLLYRTLVTFKAEPGKGGSELVPDLATDLGTPSNGGKTWTFTLKEGVKYEDGTPIKAQDVKYNVERSFAPDLTGGPDYAAQYLAGGEGYKGPLQGQHLDSVKTPDDRTIVFELKRPVAEFSATATLPTFAPVPQSQEKGTQYDTRPFSSGPYKIESYDRDKKLVLVRNEHWDPKTDTVRKAYPDKYVVVMGLKGGQIDDRIIAGEGADASAVQYMDMRPESAPKVLPKPEVKARLLAESQGCTEMLSLNNSRAPFNDPKVREAMQYAVDKEAVITAGGGPALNEVATAYLPPALSGGKQADTLKIAPAGDPAKAKELLKAAGKESLKVSLAVSTGDKGKAEAIQQGLSRVGIEVVVDTIDPGAYYDVIGDLSTTPDMTLSGWCPDYPSGSTWIPFVFDGRTIKEKGNQGNNSQFRDEATMKRIDEINAMADAKQANQAWIDLDAEIMKKSPAVPVLLERKPLLVGPNIAGAYGHPVWTGTIDYATVGLKDPSKSQG; the protein is encoded by the coding sequence ATGACCAAGCGCACCCAACTCGCCCTCGCCACCACTCTCGTGGCGGCACTCGCACTCGGTGCCTCGGGCTGCTCCGACCCCAAGAAGGGCTCCGCGGCCGCCGGTGCGAGCAACCCCGCCGCCGCCAACGACGGCAAGGTCCTCGGCGGCACCCCGGTCAAGGGCGGGACCCTGGCCGTCCTGTCCAACCAGGACTTCTCCCACCTCGACCCGGCCCGCAACTGGGTGATGCCGGCCATGGACTTCGGCACCCGCCTCCTCTACCGCACCCTCGTCACCTTCAAGGCCGAGCCCGGCAAGGGCGGCAGCGAGCTCGTCCCCGACCTCGCCACCGACCTCGGCACCCCCTCCAACGGCGGCAAGACCTGGACGTTCACCCTCAAGGAGGGCGTGAAGTACGAGGACGGCACGCCCATCAAGGCGCAGGACGTCAAGTACAACGTCGAGCGCTCCTTCGCCCCCGACCTGACGGGCGGCCCCGACTACGCCGCCCAGTACCTGGCCGGCGGCGAGGGCTACAAGGGTCCGCTCCAAGGGCAGCACCTCGACTCCGTCAAGACCCCCGACGACCGCACCATCGTCTTCGAACTGAAGCGCCCGGTGGCCGAGTTCTCCGCCACCGCCACCCTCCCGACCTTCGCCCCGGTCCCGCAGTCCCAGGAGAAGGGCACCCAGTACGACACCCGGCCGTTCTCCTCCGGCCCGTACAAGATCGAGTCGTACGACCGCGACAAGAAGCTCGTCCTCGTCCGCAACGAGCACTGGGACCCGAAGACCGACACCGTCAGAAAGGCCTACCCGGACAAGTACGTCGTGGTCATGGGCCTCAAGGGCGGCCAGATCGACGACCGGATCATCGCGGGCGAGGGCGCCGACGCCTCCGCCGTCCAGTACATGGACATGCGCCCCGAGAGCGCCCCCAAGGTGCTGCCGAAGCCGGAGGTCAAGGCGCGCCTGCTGGCCGAGTCCCAGGGCTGTACCGAGATGCTCTCCCTCAACAACTCCCGGGCGCCGTTCAACGATCCCAAGGTCCGCGAAGCCATGCAGTACGCCGTGGACAAGGAGGCGGTGATCACCGCGGGCGGCGGCCCGGCGCTCAACGAGGTCGCCACCGCCTACCTTCCCCCGGCGCTCTCCGGCGGCAAGCAGGCCGACACCCTCAAGATCGCCCCGGCGGGAGACCCGGCCAAGGCCAAGGAACTCCTCAAGGCCGCCGGCAAGGAGTCGCTGAAGGTCTCCCTCGCGGTCTCCACCGGCGACAAGGGCAAGGCCGAGGCCATCCAGCAGGGCCTGTCCCGCGTCGGCATCGAAGTCGTCGTCGACACCATCGACCCGGGCGCGTACTACGACGTCATCGGCGACCTCTCCACCACCCCCGACATGACGCTGTCCGGCTGGTGCCCCGACTACCCCTCCGGCTCCACCTGGATCCCCTTCGTCTTCGACGGACGCACCATCAAGGAGAAGGGCAACCAGGGCAACAACAGCCAGTTCCGCGACGAGGCCACCATGAAGCGGATCGACGAGATCAACGCCATGGCCGACGCCAAGCAGGCCAACCAGGCCTGGATCGACCTCGACGCCGAGATCATGAAGAAGTCCCCGGCCGTCCCGGTCCTGCTGGAGCGCAAGCCGCTGCTCGTCGGCCCCAACATCGCCGGCGCCTACGGCCACCCCGTGTGGACCGGCACCATCGACTACGCCACCGTCGGCCTCAAGGACCCCTCGAAGAGCCAGGGCTGA